The following are encoded in a window of Dictyostelium discoideum AX4 chromosome 6 chromosome, whole genome shotgun sequence genomic DNA:
- the CYP516A1 gene encoding cytochrome P450 family protein gives MIILLLSIIIFILYIVKIFKNKSCCGNEIILPPGPISLPFIGNLHQLAIDPHLAIQKLMFKYGNVMTVYFANIKTVVISDPNYLKEVFVNQSHKTSDRYLMGTSRIIGNEKDILFSNGQYWKNYRQILAQSFLKLRDHKGITEKISLESVKLSQAFEWYATSGQVVNPCSLFKMYTLNVIMQLLYSHRSSYDLKGQHPIIDALKMVEESLAVGNVLDLFPILNIFLKKNKLKLVNNLQQVWSYSQDSIKEHREKLLINPEKIDDLLDLFINEIKLSKNSEFFDDEGLYRVCSDLLLSGTETSSSTMSWLLLFLINNPNFQDKVRTELLEATGGKKTIGLTEKSKTPFFNACIKEALRIRPVGALSLPRIASEDVTCGPYTIEKGSQIIMNVYGLAMDPTVWEDPETFNPYRWLSSDISQSTYSFIPFGCGSRVCVGSSLARDEIFLGIGNILLNYIFESQNGKPINEKGHFGIALQTVDYNVKLTKI, from the exons atgattatattattactttcaattattatttttattttatatattgtaAAAATT tttaaaaataaatcatgttgtggtaatgaaattatattacCACCTGGACCAATTAGTTTACCATTTATTGGTAATTTACATCAATTAGCAATTGATCCACATTTAGCAATTCAAAAACTTATGTTTAAATATGGAAATGTTATGACAGTTTATTTCGCAAATATTAAAACTGTTGTAATATCCGatccaaattatttaaaagaagtATTTGTAAATCAATCACATAAAACCAGTGATAGATATTTAATGGGTACATCTAGAATCATTGGTAATGAAAAAGATATACTCTTTTCAAATGGTCAATATTGGAAAAACTATAGACAAATCTTGGCTCAATCATTCTTAAAACTTAGAGACCATAAAGGTATTACCGAAAAGATTTCATTGGAATCTGTAAAGTTATCACAAGCATTTGAATGGTATGCCACCTCTGGTCAAGTGGTTAACCCATGCTCACTATTCAAAATGTATACATTAAATGTTATAATGCAATTACTTTATTCCCATCGTTCTTCTTACGATTTAAAAGGACAACATCCAATAATTGATGCATTAAAAATGGTTGAAGAATCATTAGCTGTTGGAAATGTACTCGATCTatttccaattttaaatattttcttaaagaaaaataaattaaaattagttaataatttacaacaaGTTTGGTCATATAGTCaagattcaattaaagaacatagagaaaaattattaataaatcctGAAAA aattgatgatttattagatttatttattaatgaaattaaattaagtAAAAATTCAGAattttttgatgatgaagGATTGTATAGAGTTTGttcagatttattattatcaggaACTGAAACTTCGTCATCAACAATGTcatggttattattatttttaattaataatccaaattttCAAGATAAAGTTAGAACTGAACTTTTGGAAGCAACTGGTGGTAAGAAAACAATTGGATTAACAGAGAAATCAAAAACACCTTTTTTCAATGCATGTATTAAAGAAGCATTACGTATTAGACCAGTTGGTGCATTATCATTACCAAGAATTGCAAGTGAAGATGTAACTTGCGGGCCATATACCATCGAAAAGGGTagtcaaataataatgaatgtTTATGGTTTAGCTATGGATCCAACAGTTTGGGAAGATCCTGAAACTTTTAATCCATATAGATGGTTATCAAGTGATATCTCTCAATCAACTTACTCTTTCATTCCATTTGGTTGTGGTTCAAGAGTATGTGTTGGTTCATCATTAGCAAGAGATGAAATTTTCTTGGGAATCggtaatattttattaaattatattttcgAATCTCAAAATGGTAAACCAATCAATGAAAAAGGTCATTTTGGTATTGCTTTACAAACTGTTGATTATAATGTAAAATTAACTAAAATTTAA